One Salinimonas marina DNA segment encodes these proteins:
- a CDS encoding substrate-binding periplasmic protein, which yields MRVLSFVAVILLVLSPAPTLAESRLGASQLPTYVDDEGEPARLNNLVLEAFKRMGEPLTLEMMRPAFLGSAILSGKLDGDYASIDLNTQKSNMRYSKPYLPLYLYAVSKNDSVKEVALIPHLQDRRVAIDNRFANTDTIRLIKDVKWGRNPSTYDAFKQLADNRAYYLVTSRLLIDEFNRLLRNENEEMVYLSARPLVTAGFRLALREDVDNVDSRLQQFNQTIEIMQQDGSYNRLLGMTWLTKDINGDGSADYISSAQVMHQALAPRVLEHALALDTTSADNSSVYVIDGTTYTTIEAAFEALQSATVGARPSLLDTDIYERILQRW from the coding sequence TTGCGCGTTTTATCTTTTGTTGCGGTTATTTTATTAGTGCTGAGTCCAGCGCCAACCCTGGCGGAGTCCAGGCTGGGCGCCAGCCAGTTGCCTACGTATGTGGATGACGAAGGTGAACCGGCACGGCTGAACAATCTGGTACTCGAGGCCTTTAAGCGTATGGGTGAACCGTTAACTCTGGAAATGATGCGTCCGGCCTTTTTAGGCAGTGCCATTTTAAGCGGCAAGCTTGATGGTGATTATGCATCTATTGACCTGAACACCCAAAAAAGCAATATGCGTTATTCCAAACCGTACTTGCCGCTGTATTTGTATGCAGTGAGCAAAAATGATTCGGTTAAAGAGGTGGCTTTAATACCGCATTTGCAAGACCGCCGGGTGGCCATTGATAACCGTTTTGCCAATACCGACACCATTCGTTTGATCAAAGATGTGAAATGGGGTCGTAACCCTTCCACCTATGATGCGTTCAAGCAACTTGCCGACAACCGGGCCTATTATCTGGTCACCAGCCGTCTGCTGATAGATGAGTTTAACCGGCTGCTGCGTAACGAAAACGAAGAGATGGTGTATCTGTCGGCTCGCCCCCTGGTCACCGCGGGGTTTCGGCTGGCGCTGCGCGAGGATGTTGATAACGTCGACAGTCGTTTGCAGCAATTTAATCAAACCATCGAAATCATGCAGCAGGATGGCAGCTACAACCGTTTGCTGGGCATGACCTGGCTGACCAAAGATATTAATGGCGATGGCAGCGCCGACTACATCAGCAGTGCTCAGGTAATGCATCAGGCGCTGGCGCCCAGGGTATTGGAGCATGCTCTGGCGCTGGATACGACCAGTGCCGACAACAGCTCGGTATATGTGATTGATGGTACCACCTACACCACGATTGAAGCCGCATTTGAGGCATTACAAAGTGCCACCGTGGGCGCACGGCCAAGCTTGCTGGATACCGATATCTACGAGCGTATTTTACAGCGCTGGTGA
- a CDS encoding M28 family metallopeptidase, with product MFARLAVLTALATASAGSLAAPDTNELHAIPKAVSADRIEQDIRKLVSFGTRHTLSETESDTRGIGAARRWIKQEFEAISAQCGGCLEVMFVGDTVSGEKRIPEPTDVISVVAIQRGSTDPNRYVLMSGDIDSRVSDVMDATSDAPGANDNASGVAGTLEAARVLSQYQFNGSIVYAALAGEEQGLFGGKILAAKAKDEGWRLKAVLNNDMIGNIEGVNGVINNTTARLFAEGTRVTETADEARTRRFTGGEVDSPSRNLARYIDKLADEYIPNLDTMVIYRLDRFGRGGHHRPLNDLGYPGIRIMETNENYVRQHQDLRTEDGVEYGDTIEGVDFDYAAKLTSLNAVSLAAMAWAPAPPADVTIKGAVSPDTTLSWAQADKQQNPNLAGYKIYWRYTDAPQWQYSKFVGNVTSATLENVVIDNYFFGVASVSKEGFESPVVFPGAAGSFGE from the coding sequence ATGTTTGCACGCCTTGCTGTTTTAACAGCCCTTGCCACCGCTTCTGCAGGAAGCCTTGCCGCCCCCGACACCAACGAATTACATGCCATCCCCAAAGCCGTGTCTGCTGATCGAATTGAGCAGGACATTCGGAAACTAGTGAGCTTTGGAACCCGCCATACCTTATCTGAAACCGAATCGGATACCCGTGGTATTGGCGCCGCCCGGCGCTGGATAAAACAAGAATTTGAAGCTATTTCGGCGCAGTGTGGCGGGTGTCTGGAAGTGATGTTTGTCGGCGATACTGTGAGTGGTGAAAAGCGTATTCCCGAGCCAACGGATGTCATCAGCGTGGTGGCCATTCAGCGTGGCTCCACCGATCCCAACCGTTATGTGCTGATGTCCGGAGATATCGACTCCCGGGTCTCGGATGTGATGGACGCCACCTCCGACGCTCCCGGGGCGAATGACAATGCCTCTGGGGTCGCCGGCACCCTGGAAGCCGCCCGGGTATTATCTCAGTATCAGTTTAATGGCAGCATTGTGTACGCCGCGCTGGCCGGTGAAGAACAGGGGTTATTTGGTGGCAAGATTCTGGCTGCCAAAGCCAAAGACGAAGGCTGGCGTTTAAAAGCGGTGCTGAACAATGACATGATTGGCAATATCGAGGGGGTGAACGGGGTCATCAACAACACCACGGCCCGTTTGTTTGCCGAAGGCACGCGGGTCACCGAAACCGCGGACGAAGCCCGCACCCGCCGTTTTACCGGGGGTGAAGTTGACTCGCCCTCCCGGAATTTAGCGCGTTATATTGATAAACTTGCCGACGAGTATATTCCTAATCTGGATACCATGGTGATATACCGGCTTGATCGCTTTGGTCGGGGCGGCCATCACCGCCCGTTAAATGACTTAGGCTATCCTGGGATCCGCATTATGGAAACCAACGAAAATTATGTCCGCCAGCATCAGGACTTACGTACCGAAGATGGGGTCGAATATGGCGATACCATCGAGGGCGTGGACTTTGATTATGCAGCGAAACTGACGTCACTCAATGCGGTGAGTCTGGCAGCGATGGCCTGGGCGCCGGCGCCACCGGCTGATGTCACTATAAAAGGTGCCGTTTCACCGGATACCACCTTAAGCTGGGCGCAGGCCGATAAACAGCAAAATCCGAACCTGGCAGGGTATAAAATTTACTGGCGTTATACCGATGCCCCGCAATGGCAATACAGCAAATTTGTAGGTAATGTGACTAGCGCCACATTGGAAAATGTGGTTATTGATAACTACTTTTTCGGAGTAGCCAGTGTTAGTAAAGAGGGCTTTGAAAGCCCGGTGGTCTTTCCTGGCGCTGCCGGTAGCTTTGGTGAGTAA
- the fre gene encoding NAD(P)H-flavin reductase, whose amino-acid sequence MSQIQCQVDSITPLAGAVYQVILTPAQPVSFYAGQYILVHMGENDKRPFSIANAAFDNHKIELHIGADENNAYATEVLERMRHDGSIAISGGHGEAYLQSNGQPIILIAGGTGFSYTWSILQQALKDHPHTPVSLYWGGKNTNDLYLYDELSKLADEHDQFNFIPVVEFAEDDWSGRTGWVHHAVVADYPSLSDVQVYIAGRFEMAKAARDDFSARALPQTQLFGDAYAFI is encoded by the coding sequence ATGTCACAAATTCAATGTCAGGTCGACTCCATCACGCCGCTGGCCGGTGCTGTATACCAGGTTATTCTTACCCCGGCGCAGCCTGTGTCCTTTTATGCCGGTCAGTATATTCTGGTGCATATGGGTGAAAATGATAAGCGACCTTTTTCCATCGCCAATGCCGCGTTTGATAACCATAAAATTGAGCTGCATATCGGCGCAGATGAAAATAACGCTTATGCCACTGAAGTGCTGGAGCGGATGCGCCATGACGGCAGTATCGCGATAAGCGGTGGCCACGGCGAGGCGTACCTGCAATCCAATGGCCAGCCTATTATTCTAATTGCCGGCGGTACCGGGTTCTCCTACACCTGGTCTATTTTACAGCAGGCGTTAAAAGATCATCCGCATACCCCGGTAAGCTTGTACTGGGGTGGCAAAAACACAAATGATTTATATTTGTACGATGAGCTTAGCAAACTAGCCGATGAGCACGACCAGTTTAACTTCATCCCTGTGGTAGAATTTGCCGAAGATGACTGGTCTGGCAGAACCGGCTGGGTGCACCACGCCGTCGTTGCCGACTACCCTTCGCTTAGCGATGTGCAGGTGTATATTGCCGGCCGGTTTGAAATGGCGAAAGCAGCCAGAGACGATTTTAGCGCCCGGGCGCTTCCCCAGACTCAGTTGTTTGGTGATGCCTACGCGTTTATTTAG
- the ubiD gene encoding 4-hydroxy-3-polyprenylbenzoate decarboxylase — protein sequence MKYKDLRDFIDKLEARGELKRITREIDTDLEMTEIADRTLRAKGPALLFENPKGSTIPVLANLFGTPERVALGMGQDSMQALREVGKLLAYLKEPEPPKGLKDLWQKLPVFRQVLNMPVKEVRRAPCQEVVLQGDEVDLTTLPIQRCWPGDAAPLVTWGLTITRGPHKKRQNLGIYRQQLIGKNKLIMRWLSHRGGALDFREWCETHPGEPYPVSVALGADPATILGAVTPVPDTLSEYAFAGLLRGDKTEVTQSLSNDLQVPASAEIVLEGYIAQDETAPEGPYGDHTGYYNEVDTFPVMTVTHITHRKNPIYHSTYTGRPPDEPAILGVALNEVFVPILQKQFPEIVDFYLPPEGCSYRMAVVTMKKQYPGHAKRVMMGVWSFLRQFMYTKFVIVCDDDVDARDWNDVIWAITTRMDPARDTVLVKNTPIDYLDFASPVSGLGSKMGMDATNKMPGETDREWGTPIVMDEAVKQRVDDIWDELGIMD from the coding sequence ATGAAGTATAAAGACTTACGCGATTTCATCGACAAGCTTGAGGCGCGTGGTGAATTAAAGCGTATCACCCGCGAGATTGATACGGACCTGGAAATGACGGAGATTGCGGATCGGACATTGCGGGCAAAAGGCCCGGCGTTGTTGTTCGAAAACCCTAAAGGCAGCACGATTCCGGTACTGGCTAATTTGTTCGGTACCCCTGAACGAGTGGCGCTGGGCATGGGCCAGGACAGCATGCAGGCATTGCGAGAAGTGGGCAAATTACTGGCCTATCTGAAAGAGCCTGAACCACCCAAAGGCCTCAAAGACCTGTGGCAAAAACTCCCGGTATTTCGGCAGGTGCTTAATATGCCGGTTAAAGAAGTGCGCAGGGCACCCTGTCAGGAAGTGGTTTTACAGGGCGATGAGGTCGATCTGACCACCCTGCCCATCCAGCGTTGCTGGCCAGGGGATGCGGCGCCACTGGTAACCTGGGGCCTGACCATTACCCGGGGGCCTCATAAAAAACGCCAGAACCTGGGGATTTACCGGCAACAGCTTATTGGCAAAAATAAACTGATCATGCGCTGGTTATCCCATCGTGGCGGCGCCCTGGATTTTCGCGAATGGTGTGAAACCCACCCTGGCGAACCCTACCCGGTGTCGGTGGCGCTGGGCGCGGACCCGGCCACCATATTAGGTGCGGTAACTCCGGTGCCCGATACCTTAAGCGAATATGCCTTTGCCGGTTTGCTGCGGGGCGATAAAACTGAGGTGACCCAGTCATTAAGTAATGATTTGCAGGTACCTGCCAGCGCCGAGATTGTACTGGAAGGCTATATTGCTCAGGATGAAACCGCCCCCGAAGGGCCCTATGGCGATCATACCGGTTATTACAATGAGGTGGATACCTTCCCGGTGATGACCGTGACTCATATCACCCACCGCAAAAATCCCATTTATCATTCCACCTATACCGGTCGGCCGCCTGATGAACCCGCGATTTTAGGGGTAGCTTTAAATGAGGTTTTTGTGCCTATTCTGCAAAAGCAGTTTCCCGAAATTGTTGATTTTTATCTGCCCCCGGAAGGCTGCTCGTACCGGATGGCCGTAGTCACCATGAAGAAGCAGTATCCGGGGCACGCTAAACGCGTGATGATGGGCGTGTGGTCATTTTTGCGCCAGTTTATGTATACCAAATTTGTCATTGTGTGTGACGATGATGTCGATGCACGTGACTGGAATGATGTTATCTGGGCCATCACCACAAGGATGGATCCGGCGCGCGACACCGTCCTGGTAAAAAACACCCCGATAGATTATCTGGATTTTGCTTCGCCCGTGTCGGGGCTAGGATCAAAAATGGGGATGGATGCCACCAACAAAATGCCCGGTGAAACCGATCGGGAATGGGGCACGCCCATTGTGATGGATGAAGCCGTGAAACAGCGTGTGGATGACATCTGGGATGAGCTTGGTATCATGGACTAG
- a CDS encoding TIGR02647 family protein, with the protein MGTFDKSMTEELNLLLKFPSDSLMQGLKIHHDASQSVVQAAQNLHTKGLITQSDGGYLTDLGIDVADHARKVYSALLRTLN; encoded by the coding sequence ATGGGTACATTTGATAAATCGATGACCGAAGAGCTGAATCTATTGCTTAAGTTTCCTTCCGACAGCCTGATGCAGGGCCTCAAAATCCACCATGATGCCAGTCAGTCGGTGGTGCAGGCAGCGCAAAATCTACATACCAAAGGTTTGATTACCCAGTCTGATGGGGGGTATCTGACCGATTTAGGTATTGATGTGGCGGATCACGCCCGCAAGGTATATAGCGCCTTGTTGCGAACGCTGAATTGA
- a CDS encoding tetratricopeptide repeat protein, whose protein sequence is MKRLWLFLSLCLLPAVNAQAEQLKAVQLYTQDQLIGLINTNTHLDKVVADRCQLVQDIEAHAEVLQEPAFQFLWGDMLAWGVCIDADPTRGIRLMREAAQQGLPAALEQLGRYYKNATLVQQDKARAVVYLREASALGNLRAQMQLAELFIDGHGSPYDYEDAYRWLYHAITADKSTHRKIAGYLQALESLMHPKAVRSARQPL, encoded by the coding sequence ATGAAGCGTCTGTGGTTATTTTTGAGTCTATGCTTATTACCGGCGGTCAACGCCCAGGCTGAACAGCTTAAAGCGGTACAGTTGTATACGCAGGATCAGCTTATCGGCTTAATCAACACCAATACTCACCTGGATAAAGTGGTCGCGGACCGGTGTCAGCTGGTCCAGGACATCGAAGCGCACGCAGAGGTGCTCCAGGAACCCGCTTTTCAGTTTTTGTGGGGCGATATGCTGGCCTGGGGGGTATGTATAGACGCTGATCCGACCCGCGGCATCCGCTTAATGCGCGAAGCGGCCCAACAAGGGTTGCCGGCAGCGCTGGAACAACTGGGACGCTATTATAAAAATGCCACCCTGGTCCAGCAGGATAAGGCCCGTGCGGTAGTGTATTTGCGTGAGGCCTCGGCCCTGGGCAATCTGCGGGCCCAAATGCAGCTGGCCGAGTTGTTTATTGACGGACATGGCAGCCCGTATGACTACGAAGATGCCTATCGCTGGTTATACCATGCGATTACGGCCGATAAGTCCACCCACCGAAAAATTGCCGGATATCTGCAGGCCCTTGAATCGCTAATGCATCCCAAAGCAGTGCGTAGCGCCCGCCAGCCACTTTAA
- the rnr gene encoding ribonuclease R — protein sequence MSDDPHYKREQEKYENPVASREYLLSIIQAHGKPMSFLEVCAAVDATEEDNRIGIQRRLRAMEREGQLQFTKNKRYAIMDKADLIRGKIIGHRDGFGFFRPEDRSGDMYISGGQMQLFLHDDVVDARVSGTDRKGRKEAYIVAVVEPRSEPIVGRFFTEQNMAVVVPDDSRINHEIVIPPEQVNGARMGQVVVVELTQRPRRRVSPVGKITEILGEHMAPGMEIEMALRSFDIPHQWPEGVDRSISRLTEAVPEDAKHDRIDLRQLPLVTIDGEDARDFDDAVFCEPLEEGGFQLWVAIADVSHYVRPGTALDSEAINRGNSVYFPEQVIPMLPEALSNGLCSLNPQVDRLCMVCEMTITAEGKLDSFQFYEAVMNSHARLTYNKVWKILQGDKDLNQRYEEQVPHLRNLHALYRTLKKARAGRGAIEFETQESKFVFNAQRKIENIVPVVRNDAHKMIEECMIMANVSAAQMLEEHDASTLFRVHDKPDADRLTSFTSYLSEVGVPHRITEDATPADFTDVVLKTRNRPDQELIQTMLLRSMKQAIYDGENIGHFGLALGQYAHFTSPIRRYPDLVVHRAIKGILAKAPYREKVSGAKSYTEEEVSQLGEQCSMTERRADDATRDVADWLKCEFMQDHVGDTFEGVVSSVTNFGLFVRLTEYHIDGLVHITSLEDDYYRYDDVKQMLIGETGARQFRLGDTIMVKVAAVNLDERKIDLVLDAAMLRNRSGKKVKVRESGRGSRKDKPKDKPKGRSRTDSKKTGKPAPARGKKK from the coding sequence ATGAGTGACGATCCCCATTACAAGCGCGAACAGGAAAAATACGAAAACCCGGTAGCCAGCCGTGAATATCTGTTATCGATAATACAGGCCCATGGTAAACCAATGTCTTTTCTGGAAGTATGCGCAGCAGTGGACGCCACGGAAGAAGATAACCGTATCGGCATCCAGCGCCGTTTACGAGCCATGGAGCGTGAAGGTCAACTGCAATTTACCAAAAATAAGCGCTACGCCATCATGGATAAGGCAGACCTTATCCGTGGTAAAATCATTGGCCACCGGGATGGCTTTGGTTTTTTCCGGCCTGAAGATCGCAGTGGCGATATGTATATCAGTGGCGGCCAGATGCAATTATTTTTGCATGATGACGTTGTCGATGCCCGGGTCAGTGGTACCGATCGTAAAGGTCGCAAAGAAGCCTACATAGTCGCGGTGGTTGAGCCGCGCTCGGAGCCCATTGTCGGGCGCTTTTTCACCGAACAGAATATGGCTGTAGTGGTGCCGGATGACAGCCGCATCAATCATGAAATTGTGATTCCGCCAGAGCAGGTTAATGGTGCCCGGATGGGGCAGGTGGTAGTGGTTGAACTCACCCAACGCCCCCGTCGCCGGGTAAGTCCGGTAGGCAAAATCACCGAAATTCTGGGCGAGCATATGGCCCCGGGCATGGAAATTGAAATGGCGCTGCGCTCGTTCGATATTCCCCACCAGTGGCCTGAAGGGGTCGATCGCTCCATTAGCCGGTTAACCGAAGCGGTGCCCGAAGACGCCAAGCACGATCGCATAGATTTACGTCAGCTGCCGCTGGTAACCATCGATGGTGAAGATGCCCGTGATTTTGATGATGCGGTATTCTGTGAACCGCTCGAAGAGGGTGGTTTTCAGTTGTGGGTCGCCATTGCCGATGTCAGTCATTATGTCCGTCCGGGTACGGCCCTGGACAGCGAAGCGATAAACCGGGGCAACTCAGTATATTTCCCTGAACAGGTTATCCCGATGCTTCCCGAAGCGCTATCCAATGGCCTGTGCTCGCTGAATCCGCAGGTTGATCGGCTGTGCATGGTGTGTGAGATGACTATCACGGCAGAAGGTAAACTGGATAGCTTTCAGTTTTACGAAGCGGTGATGAATTCCCATGCCCGTCTGACCTACAACAAGGTTTGGAAAATTCTTCAGGGTGATAAAGATCTGAATCAGCGCTATGAAGAGCAGGTTCCGCATCTGCGCAATCTACATGCCCTGTACCGGACACTGAAAAAAGCCCGGGCCGGACGCGGCGCCATTGAGTTTGAAACTCAGGAAAGCAAATTTGTTTTCAATGCCCAGCGCAAAATTGAAAATATTGTGCCGGTGGTGCGTAATGATGCCCACAAAATGATCGAAGAGTGCATGATCATGGCCAACGTCAGTGCTGCCCAGATGCTCGAAGAGCATGATGCGTCTACCTTATTCAGGGTACATGATAAGCCTGATGCCGACCGCCTTACCTCCTTTACCTCTTACCTGAGCGAAGTGGGTGTGCCCCATCGCATTACCGAAGATGCCACCCCGGCTGACTTTACCGATGTGGTATTAAAAACCCGCAATCGGCCCGACCAGGAACTGATTCAGACCATGTTGCTGCGCTCGATGAAGCAGGCAATTTACGATGGCGAAAATATCGGCCACTTTGGTCTGGCCTTGGGGCAGTATGCGCATTTCACCTCGCCCATTCGTCGCTATCCAGACTTAGTCGTGCATCGCGCGATTAAAGGTATTCTGGCCAAAGCGCCGTACCGCGAAAAAGTGTCGGGGGCAAAAAGCTACACCGAAGAAGAGGTGTCGCAGCTGGGTGAGCAGTGTTCCATGACGGAACGCCGCGCCGATGATGCCACCCGGGATGTGGCCGACTGGTTAAAATGTGAGTTTATGCAGGATCATGTCGGCGATACGTTCGAAGGTGTGGTGAGCTCTGTCACCAACTTTGGCTTGTTTGTGCGCCTGACCGAATACCACATCGATGGCCTGGTGCACATTACCTCGCTTGAAGACGACTACTATCGCTATGATGATGTCAAACAAATGCTGATTGGCGAAACCGGCGCTCGTCAGTTCCGTTTGGGCGATACCATAATGGTAAAAGTCGCGGCGGTTAATCTGGATGAGCGTAAAATTGATTTGGTACTGGATGCTGCCATGCTGCGTAATCGTAGCGGTAAAAAGGTAAAGGTTCGGGAATCCGGCCGTGGGTCACGCAAAGACAAGCCAAAAGACAAGCCCAAAGGCAGGTCACGAACAGATAGTAAAAAAACCGGTAAACCGGCACCAGCAAGAGGTAAGAAAAAATAA
- the rlmB gene encoding 23S rRNA (guanosine(2251)-2'-O)-methyltransferase RlmB, with protein sequence MAQQEWLFGLHALQAVLEREPERILELMVLKGRTDERLGEIINQARRFGVSVQFCHRKVLDEKVGGSQHQGVVARAKPARALDENDLAVIVERADKPFLLVLDGVTDPHNLGACLRTADAAGVDAVIVPKDKSASLSGTVSKVACGAAETMPLVQVTNLARTLKTLQEAGVWIIGTAGETTQTLYDTRLDGPMALVMGAEGKGMRRLTRETCDELVKLPMAGSVSSLNVSVATGVCLYEVVRQRQQ encoded by the coding sequence ATGGCCCAGCAAGAATGGTTATTTGGCCTGCATGCCTTGCAGGCGGTATTAGAACGTGAACCAGAACGCATACTGGAACTGATGGTGTTAAAGGGCCGGACCGATGAGCGGCTCGGCGAGATTATTAATCAGGCGCGTCGCTTTGGTGTCAGCGTTCAGTTTTGTCATCGTAAAGTTCTGGACGAAAAAGTGGGCGGCAGTCAGCATCAGGGTGTGGTAGCCAGGGCGAAACCGGCCCGCGCGCTGGACGAAAATGATCTGGCGGTAATCGTGGAACGCGCCGATAAGCCGTTTTTGCTGGTGCTGGATGGCGTTACCGATCCGCACAATCTTGGTGCGTGTTTGCGTACGGCCGATGCGGCCGGGGTGGATGCGGTAATAGTACCCAAAGACAAATCTGCCAGCTTAAGTGGCACGGTCAGCAAGGTTGCCTGTGGCGCTGCCGAAACCATGCCGTTGGTACAGGTCACCAATCTGGCCAGAACCTTAAAAACATTGCAGGAAGCCGGCGTGTGGATTATCGGCACGGCCGGGGAAACGACCCAAACCTTGTATGATACCCGCCTGGATGGTCCTATGGCACTGGTAATGGGGGCTGAAGGCAAGGGTATGCGTCGCCTCACCCGGGAAACCTGCGATGAGCTGGTTAAATTACCCATGGCCGGCTCTGTTTCCAGCCTGAATGTTTCTGTGGCGACGGGCGTTTGTTTATACGAAGTGGTCCGTCAACGCCAGCAATAA
- a CDS encoding S8 family serine peptidase — translation MLKKQRTFCGKAALLASITTLSMSVSAAMTNGPVEVTKETQQSAPAGLLKNVLSDRLVLANDEDRYIVTFKNTGPAALKGQQKQNKGPNGNAADQAFDAIAAKNILRSVGAKTHKVLGKHKMVAASMNKGQLNKLRKNPNIASISADPRRRLMAQTTPYGIDMVQASQFAQSDTGARTVCIIDTGYNLGHPDLPDSNGGVSGVANNGSVGNWYNDGNGHGTHVAGTIAAYDNTQGVVGVYPGVDMHIVKIFDDNGNWTYASDIIDGIQQCKDAGSNVVNMSLGGGGSSSAEAAAMQGFEDDGILLVAAAGNDGNSVKSYPASYDAVVSVAAVDSNSNHASYSQYNSQVEIAAPGSSVYSTYPTNTYATLSGTSMATPHVAGAAALVWSYFPQCSNTEIRSALNATAQDRGAAGRDNYYGHGIVKVSDAVDYLNANGCSGGTPPPPPPPPPGGVDPVSGEVNNISATTGNWKRYTWDIPAGVSSMTIETSGGSGDADLYVRFGAQPSTFSYDCRPYKNGNSEICTFTNPSEGTWHIGIRAYSTYSGVTMNYSYE, via the coding sequence ATGTTGAAGAAACAACGCACATTTTGCGGTAAAGCAGCACTATTAGCATCAATAACAACACTAAGCATGTCAGTAAGTGCCGCAATGACAAATGGCCCGGTAGAGGTCACCAAGGAAACACAACAGTCGGCTCCGGCCGGACTGCTAAAAAATGTATTAAGCGATCGCCTGGTACTGGCAAATGATGAAGACCGTTACATCGTTACCTTCAAAAACACCGGTCCTGCGGCCTTAAAAGGCCAGCAAAAGCAAAATAAGGGTCCCAATGGTAATGCTGCGGACCAGGCTTTTGATGCTATTGCTGCAAAAAACATCCTTCGCTCAGTGGGTGCCAAAACTCATAAAGTTTTAGGTAAGCACAAAATGGTGGCCGCTTCCATGAACAAGGGGCAGCTTAATAAGCTGCGTAAAAACCCTAACATCGCGAGCATCTCTGCCGATCCACGTCGCCGTCTGATGGCCCAAACGACGCCATACGGTATTGATATGGTTCAGGCCAGTCAGTTTGCCCAAAGTGATACCGGTGCCCGCACCGTTTGTATTATTGATACTGGTTACAATCTTGGACATCCGGACTTGCCCGACAGCAATGGCGGTGTGTCTGGCGTAGCGAATAATGGCTCAGTAGGAAACTGGTATAACGATGGTAACGGCCACGGCACCCACGTTGCAGGTACGATTGCAGCCTACGATAATACCCAGGGTGTAGTTGGGGTTTATCCTGGCGTAGATATGCACATTGTGAAAATCTTTGACGACAATGGTAACTGGACCTATGCCTCTGACATCATTGATGGCATTCAGCAGTGTAAAGATGCGGGTTCAAATGTTGTGAATATGAGCCTGGGTGGCGGTGGCTCTTCGTCCGCAGAAGCAGCTGCTATGCAGGGCTTCGAAGATGATGGAATCTTACTGGTGGCCGCTGCCGGTAACGACGGCAATAGTGTGAAATCCTATCCGGCTTCGTATGATGCCGTGGTATCGGTGGCAGCGGTTGACTCCAATTCAAACCATGCCAGCTATTCACAATATAACTCTCAGGTAGAAATTGCGGCCCCTGGCTCGTCAGTTTACTCTACCTACCCAACCAATACTTATGCGACGTTGAGCGGCACGTCAATGGCCACTCCCCATGTGGCAGGTGCAGCCGCGCTGGTGTGGAGTTATTTCCCGCAATGTAGCAATACAGAGATTCGTTCAGCGCTAAATGCGACAGCACAGGATCGGGGTGCTGCGGGCCGTGATAACTATTACGGACACGGTATTGTTAAGGTATCGGATGCGGTAGATTACCTGAATGCTAATGGCTGTAGTGGCGGTACACCACCACCACCACCACCACCACCTCCAGGCGGTGTGGATCCGGTATCCGGTGAAGTGAACAACATTTCTGCCACCACCGGTAACTGGAAACGGTACACCTGGGATATCCCAGCCGGGGTCAGTTCTATGACAATTGAGACCTCAGGTGGATCTGGCGATGCTGATTTGTATGTTCGCTTTGGCGCTCAGCCTTCAACCTTTAGCTACGACTGTCGCCCCTATAAAAATGGGAACAGCGAGATTTGTACGTTTACCAATCCTTCTGAAGGAACCTGGCATATCGGCATTCGTGCTTACAGCACCTATTCTGGTGTGACCATGAATTACTCGTACGAGTAA